Genomic DNA from Triticum dicoccoides isolate Atlit2015 ecotype Zavitan chromosome 4B, WEW_v2.0, whole genome shotgun sequence:
atgcctttggtaaattgtatccccactCTTGTCAGCCATACTCTGCTTCCGGGCTTGAGTTAATTACTCGTgaaatttgtggtatatgttcctaagatgccccgatgggttgagtcTTTGTCTTCCCTAAAttcgtgtgaactcgaaagttatgcgggttatactctactggcttttcgtcagGTAAGAATTCAatgctacaacttcttcgaaagcgaGGAGTGAATGTaaagttgtgcattagagaagtgggagtagACCTTGAGCCtttatgttcatgcccatggacccgatgtgggacttatcatgaaagcttcttgctaCAATAATAATCCCCTttgtgataagttcatcttgtatctatatttggtcctttgcaaccgtggttccgaccacattgttcttctttgatctcatttctcggtcaagttaaagtacttgtctgcaGATCTTTTTACCCGTCCAACCCCTATCCTGTTCTACCTtcaagtattaccctctggtatctcgagaatatcatggaactacataacttcttatgagttcttcatcaactattatttctcgccaATTCCAATTTcccacgggttctgagttgttagacactcgagaacatCGATAATTGATTCGAGTCTACAGTTTcccttccattgttttgtttaacctttcttgtaacctaacatatCCGAGCAGCGATAATTCCTTGCTTATGTAACACCTTGGTGCACAAATTctatcagtaagaccttgttactattgttgatgacattccagtagccaccgatggatgagaacattGCCTATTGCTCCACTTCGTCTTAACGAGcagaaaaatggttctcttcgtccctcacccttggttgCTCGATGAAGACTCCTCCAGCAAAGGGTCCCATGGCACGACCTCAAGCGGCACCACGAGGAGGCTCGATTCTCGCTCCTCTGGTTTCTCGATCTTGGAGCGATAGTTCCACCACCTCGTCCTCACAGCCTGCCTCGGGGAATCCGACTACTCCATGGCCCTGAGGAGGTACTCGATGTAGAGCCCAACGGATCCTCCATGGATCGCATCCCTCTCTCTCTTTAACAGGCATGGGCGCATCCACTGCACCGCGGCCACTAACTGCCGCTGGTTCTCAAATCAAGAGACGATCTCCCTCAACCTGCCTAACTTGACCTCATAGGTGTTGGCGATCTGCACGATCTCGTCCTCCATCTGCGTGGCAAAGTTGGCCTTCTCGCCACCGGCGATCTGCACGATCTCATCCTTCATCGAGGTTTTGGCTTGGATGGAAGAGGGGGGTGGATGTGGAAGAGGAGATGAGCAAAGTTGTTGTTACAATGGCAGTGGGGAGGAGCGGCGGTGGATCTGGAAtgcaggaggagagcgaggagaggGCCGCGGTTGTGTAATGGCAGTGGAAGAGGAGAGGACCCTGGGCGGCAGTTCTGCattggaggagaggggcggcgcgtGGATATTTTTATGGTGACTAAATTGCCCCTCAATTAAGAAGCGAGTCCACATTGTCATTAGTACGGACCCCACACATTTTAGTACTTTTTGGTGAGTACTACCTAGTACTACCTATTTCTCTACCGTCAGATCAAGAGGAACGGACTGCATCTAAAAACACCAACCACCCTAAAACTTGTAATTTAGAAGATGTTCCACCTGTACATGAAAAATGCAAAATTAGTAACAAAAATGTGGACATGCGTTGAAAAATAGGAAAAGAAAAAACCCAGTGAAGAAACACAGTATACCCAGAAAAAAAACGTGTAGAAACTTCTACAGCCGGTCCAAATCGGTAAGAGAAGCTTTGTAAGACCGGCCATATATACTCTGCCAGCGGCCAGCCCATGTAACGAACGCTTTCTGTGAGACGGAGTATCATCTTGCAGAAGGCGAGATAGCCCTGACGGGGGTATCAGATCCTTTTTTTTCGTGGGACGGGTGTATCAGATTTTGCATAGGGGCGTGCTACAAATTAACCGGCTTATAACTTTCATCTGATCAGGGCGTTTCATCCATTGTATTAGTATAACCGCGTCGTTCTATGCTGCTACTTTCGTTCTCCTCGTACGTGACAGCAGCGCCACCGTTGCTGTTCAACAGCCCCTTTGCAGCTCCCCCCGTGCCATCTCTTCCAGCAGCACCACCGCTCTTGCCAGCCGCGTCTGCTGCAGCGCAGCTCCGTCCGTGGCAGCAGCGTCTTCGTTGCCTCTCCAGCTGCAACGCAGCTTCGCCGTCAGCATGGCAGCATCGTCGTCGTAGCATCGCGTGCAGCAACCAAGCTCCATCGCCAGCCATGGCAGCAGCTCGTCGCCTCGTCCGCCGCAACGCAGCTCGCCATCGGCGTGGCAGCAGCTCGTCGCCTCGTCCGCCGCAACGCAGCTCGCCATCGGCGTGGCAGCAGCGCCCGTTGTAGCATCGCATGCTCACGCAGCTCCGCCCGCCGGCCATGGCAGCAGCGCCCTCCTCTCCTAGCCTGTAGCACCACGGATCAACGGCGGTTCGGGTTGCAGCAACGGTGCCTCAACTCCAGCAGAGCACCGTCCCCCGGGAGCCATCTTGCAGCGAACATGGTCGATGTGTGCCACTGCCGTGTGCGTAGGGGAAGACGAAGACTTGGGTGAAAAATCTGTACAGGCTTGGGGATAAGGTTGGATGAGATGAAGTGGTTGGTGCTCACCGTGACACGCGACTTATCACACGAGAGATCAGCCGGTTGAAAATAAACAATTTCCCTTTGCATACGAGAAAGAGGGATATGTTCACTCCAAAGCCATTTCCAGAGCAGACTAATATTCATCAGATTTAAGTTTGAAACACCCTATAACCACCTAACTCTTTGGGTCTGCAAACAGCCAAACAGTTTACCAAATACTGATTGGTCCATCCAGTAGTGGCCTCCACCTCTATACAGTACAGCACACGTACGTACTTGCTCTGTTTATGTGAGTTCGTGTGTACGTACTGGTTGTGGTGTGACGAATTCCAGACAGGAGTAAGTTGGCATAAGTTCCCTTTCTAGccgtttttcaaattttgtttgacGATATGATACGAAGATATTTCGTTGATTTCATATTTGCCATTTTGCCTCATAATCGGAACAACAAACTAAAGATCACGCAAGGTTATAGGACCGTCTTGGTCCAGCTAAGCATGCACGGGCACTGAACTCCATTCCAGCCGAAAGAAAAGGGCAGGTTAGACCGTCAGAGACGAGAACACATGCGGAGATTGTCCCTCCGATGGTGGCGCCGGGCCGCGTACGCAGCAGCGAACAAGCCCGGCCACGCCCAGCCAGCGAGATCGCCGGAGCGCCGCTCGTTGCGCGCTCCCTACCTCCCATAAATACCAGCCACTTCATCCCTCGGAATCCACACAGCAAGGCAGCCGCTATACACACAATAGCAATCAAATCTCTTGGATCAACCGAGAAGATGGCCTCCGCCTCCAGGATGCTCACGGTGGCGGTGCTGGCGGCGCTGTTCGCCGGCGCGATGGCCGTGAAAGTGAAGTTGACGGTGCAGAAGGGGTCGGACAAAAAGAAGCTGGCGCTGAAGATCGACTACACAAGGCCAAACGACAGCCTGTCAGAGGTGGAGCTCCGGCAGCACGGCTCAGAGGAGTGGCAGCCCTTGACGAAGAAGGGCGACGTGTGGGAGGTCTCGTGCTCCAAGCCGCTGGTTGGCCCCTTCAACTTCCGCTTCTTGTCCAAGAATGGCATGAAGAACGTCTTCGACGAGGTCTTCTCCACCGATTTCAAGATCGGCAAAACCTACGAACCGGAATATTGATCCACACCGTCCAAGTTTCAGTTGATCAAGATCGTCGTAATTAATTAATCCCCATGCATCAGTCGCGTTGGAAATATGCGCCTCCATGAGTGGATAGCTAGTGAATAATTTTTTATGCACATAGTACATGCATATAGTAGTAGTAGGAGAAGCAACGACGGATGTGTTTGCTCTCCCATGCATGCATCCACTCTCGATCGATGCAGCACTTTTCTTTTGTGTAACCGAATATGCTCAAGAGTTTTGAGATATTTGAATATATTTTTCCATTCACCTTTAtctttgatactccctccgtctcataatataagacatttttaatTAGTTTGCAAAAAcgttttatattatgagacggagtgaGTACatctctttatgcatcttattttatcTTATACTAGTATTTACTAATTGAAGGCACCATTCATGCGTTTTTACTAATCCGTGTCGTCAAAATTAATTAAACCGTTAACCcgcaaaaataataattaattaaaccATCAGATCGTAAAATTTCCATCCAGAATTAAAAGAAATCTTGCGTAATGCATACAGATAATCCCGTTCCATAAATATGGATTTGACACGGGTTTCCAAAAAAGGAAAGGTCACTTTTAAAACACCAAGTTCTCTCATTTCGGTTCCATAAAAAATAGATCTGACATGTCTAACATTAACAAAACAAAACAAGGACGAAAAAAAATTAATGAAAAAAATACAAGGAAAGCCTCCGTccgttttcaaaaataaaataaaaattaaagcccGCGCTCTCATTTTTGTCGCAAAAAAATACGGATCTGACACTTCTAACATTAATAATGAAGCAAAGGAAACCCCCCACCCGTTcctaaaaaataaaaaggaaagcctCCTGGGCTCTTATTTCCTTTCCATAAAAACGGATCTGACACGTCTAGCACTAATAAAGAAACAAAACAAGGAGCGCCTCCACCATTTCCTGAAAATCATTCCCTATAATAATAAACCAACGATTGCTTCTGGTGGTCCGTCGTcatggcagttttgcaaaaagccCTTCAGTTTACATGAAATCAAACCGCAGTATGTTTTAAGTGTTCCAAACAGTAAAACGTTTCATTTTGCATAAACACCCCTGTAGTTTCTGATATTCAACCGCAGTCCTGTGTAAGTGTATTACATAAAACAAAATTCCACCACGCTAAAACAAATATGCTCTTGCTGAGATTCAAACCCAAGATGTGCCCTCTAAAGTCTAGCGTGGTACTCTTGCTGAGATTCAAACCCAAGATGTGCCCTCTAAAGTCTTGAGTGGTGAACCACTAGGCTAGCTCATTGTTTCTGATGATAATTTAGTTGTCGTCCCTACTTATACGCGTGTCAAACTTGCATGCACCAGTGCGTTGTTGTAAAAATAAGAGAGGGGCCGTAtatatttagtcccacctcacccccTTCCACAAAATTCGACCAATTTAAATACACTAGCAAAagagcccatgcgttgcaacggaagagaaaacgtaacacacgctcttaacccaacaaccaaCATTCAAGACCActgtaggtccatctcctttatttttgcgaggcatcacatttgtgttgccgcttatcctccttctcatcctcgccggcgatggcctcggtgttcacacaaaacaacaaaaaatgtgTTTGAATATGGTTaaccctaaggcgtctctctccctGTCTCCTCCCTCCCCCCGTCTCTCtatatctctctctgtctctcgctttctctcactctcgcgatgagaaatctattattttcccctgcgacatttttcagaggtatgcttgTGTAGTTATCaatgttttcttttccctatatggttatagtggggtgtttatttgcaatccggatcgccgccggtaCGAAAGATAAACGGAtgttgcgctataaattataagtttacttccaaaacaatattttaaaaatacttaacaggtaaaattaacatcatatttagattccacacatttttctaataaaatttcatatataatatgttaaaaatcgaagttacagtttaaaagatacgcataatttagaaaatcatttgtttgatttgaatatattctaaaataatatttaaaatacTTAACAAGTAAAAATAATCTTAttttacatatttttctaatcaaatttcatatataacatgttcaaatcagagttacggtttaaaagatatgatggattttaaaaagcatttgttttacttaaatatgatccgcggatgaaaaaatgtaaaataacggttcgggtgtgacttaaatccggactgcgggttgatttcaagaaaacacaggaacttttgtgtaaaatacgaaaaaaTGAtttgttttaacttaaaacaggactgcgggttgaattctctgaaatagagggacttttctgaaaaatgccatgacagacgaccagaaacccaatttgctttattattaggtaaagatatgaGAGTTGAACTCGGTAAGCCAACTCAAGAATTAATAAGAAATGACTTTGAGAAGGAGAGACACGGGATTGGTGATTCATGTGCATGGTGGAATGATGAGAAGAGGCCAAGAAGAAACATGAACTAATGGAGAGGAAAAGAAGGAAGAAATTAATGGGTTCACAAGACATTCGAAGAAAAGAAATTAATGCAGAGGAAAAGAAGGAAGAAATAAATGGATTTGTGAGACATCTTCTCCTCTCTTGGAAAGAAGAAAATAATTAATAACCAGGATTATGAATTAATGGATTCGTAGTCATGGAAATGAAGAAATTATAATGGAAAGAGAGCCCGATTGTTTTTGGAAGTTGTTATGTGTTTTTGATCCTGGTTGGTCACATCTTTCGCATATTTAGACCAGGTGCTGCTTCTAGAGATGTACATGCCCACGAATGTCATGCTGCATAACGAGCTCATGGACCTTCAGTAGAGTACTAAGAACCTAATCTTCAGACGACCCGTCAACCACTGCCCTTATATACCAAGTGAAGTGAACGAGTCCAATGACAATAACACATCATAATCTTTTAACAGTTAGTTGTTTCTCTTCACAGTGTCTCAGGCTATCATAACAAGTGATATTGCCATTTgtcttacccgcaaaaaaaaaagatattGCCATTTTCCAATGCGGCTTCCTGAGAATGGTCATATTTGATTAGGATGTTTCTCCCCGCTGTGTTTACATGTACGTCAATGCCAAACTGTTCGAAAAAATTAAATACAATCATAATAGTAAGATTGAATTAGGAAAAGTCCATCTGAAATGCCAAAGTCTCTTGAAATATGTTCCGCTTCATTTCTCCGAGGAAGTACGCTGCCTTGATCAATCTGCTCTATATAGAAGCTACATAGTCAGGTTCTGTTTAAGACGAGTTCAAACTTGTACATATTTTGTAGACTTGGTTCATTTGACTAGGTTACAAATTGATAAATTCATACAATATTTTCTttcatacactactgcaggatattgctaacgcgacactatgattagagacccttcgacgaaactttgtgcgatgccataatcgcaaatggtggcgtaaaaaacccgtcaaaaagacGCAATACgtgtgcgatgacggatgcatcaaacacagttcagattttagttgcgtgtgcgattcagggcaatacggttcagttcaattaaccattttcgatgaggaggaacaaaaaaaacgggcagccagataaaggtgtgtgcgatgtacaatatacagttcacttggatgaactgtctatgattaggcaacacaaaagaaacgatcatccagatcaaggtgtgtgcgatgtacgacaTGCAGTTCacccagatgaactgtttgcgttgagataagagaacaaaaacggttcaatataacaaataccataaatatggcaaggttcaaattcaaagattacaatgcccaaattcaaacattgcaagctGCGTCATTTTtgaaaagggatcagccgctgaTAAGTCATGTATGGGTTGACAGAACACCTTCCAATTGCTTTTCCATATGCTCTACCaatacgaagtttggcatttttggaggcaGTTCCATTCCATAGTACCAGCCGGCTTTGATATTCATACCATTGATCTTTGctaattaaatgcgtgttcaacctcagtaccctcagcacctttgctctggcaagaaagaaccccatgagtgtaatctccggtggggtccctcagtaggagttcaaagtaatatttgagagatgcagatccagacattcgatgtgattgtcgttataaacatCTTCCACCTCCGGGCCTAATATGACCTGCAAAAGAAGagaatgtgttagtgcctacatgcagttttgaacactgctacacgcccatttggtttgcaggatttgtaaaatgcaccaatgtGCCATCTTCGACCTGGCATGATTAACATGGGAATTCGATtagaatctactccctccgtcccataatgtaagacattttttgacaccacACTAGTGTtataaaatgtcttacattatgggacagagggagtagaaacatgtagccttcttcacaagaggttggattggatgaaaaattccctaagaaaactagtacagatgaatccaaaggagaaatgcttatggacgattgtaaccatatgaatgaagcaaccaatatggggtgggggtatatgtcctaaaatcctccaaaattctttcagaaattgtagtacattgtcattgtaaacttgggaaaaggtgcacaAAATTGAACTCccctatggttaacatttaacaggaaaggaacatcacctcgatatacagcttCTTCAGGCATGGAAAGCATATTaggcaactgacaacttggtcTAGGTTTGggccgacagattctagtgccaagaccttcattgtgcccagagtctgggtgaagcttcgctggatgacagacaaatatacatcttcaaaactagaaataacatTGATATCAAAAAGGAGAGGTATATAAGGCGATTGTTGTACCTGAAAGTTGaagtatttgacagacgagtagcccaccactttcaattttggcgcagaaatgacatcaattcttgttggaccttgttgatcaactacaagtaatctctcaagtggaggtgtgtcctggatgaccatattgtggtccaccttttgtgatctttcattgcagcaccaacaacacacataaatagtccgaagtgtcctggaggtgatgtgcaaggtactcgaccaattcatcgcatgaagacgaaggaactcgagtgcactacagccgcggagcaggcgctccatgtcatcctttgggatgcggacGGAAACGAGATCGAGGTGCTccagtcgtggtagaaaaagaccaAGTGCATCATTAAGAGGGGGGAATGgtagttcatgaacttggcgaggcgcagcatgggcgcgaagcggagcgcggacgttggcagcaagcgcatatgcccatcattataacttagcttctcgagctgatctatggtgtgggatcggaaccactcgtcaagcttggctcagtCCTTGCCATTGGAGCGGAACTTGCCCgtgataaggcctttg
This window encodes:
- the LOC119294242 gene encoding pollen allergen Dac g 3-like; this translates as MASASRMLTVAVLAALFAGAMAVKVKLTVQKGSDKKKLALKIDYTRPNDSLSEVELRQHGSEEWQPLTKKGDVWEVSCSKPLVGPFNFRFLSKNGMKNVFDEVFSTDFKIGKTYEPEY